A single genomic interval of Anopheles marshallii chromosome 2, idAnoMarsDA_429_01, whole genome shotgun sequence harbors:
- the LOC128708836 gene encoding uncharacterized protein LOC128708836, with translation MGANLLVLVGTIIVPLVIICFVSAVTCVNLYLNIRRRFPAKVNCWFCNHDTSVPYDQSNSFVCPACKQYNGFTADGDYNREIPEQYQQRLNNYYYHHPSNVTDDDKWDSSTIRSSIGNGRFLSNNGLCFGCNRNQELKIHQLASFVPEDEDNYDVEVDEYRKQLEQAYKLCGRCERVLKRTLNDVKRNILGSKLAQIGSKSVDVLDMHIRASGKQLAHLKRQRWAKVCVWAITGLLLVKLQQNFADSEWTVSELLLLCPPPLLSGITMVFSYTLAMRELFLQQFNKLLSEPNVQQTTNRIESIGYEIFHQYVPNSVLMTSARYYDTISAQVPSERSSSLLLNVAIVALAALLASLGSQRTIVKQLLVVALCLVDCLLKYAQVKDSSIAGFLLTTVALAISLSSIGQRLIRSDVPASNLNSSFHKIYSQQCKESDYSDADTGNEVSEQKSIRADHNAFCNKSPPVSGRSTMRHVSGDISAKSLDTTKSGSPSVFSISPTNPFLTVDDSPPLGFSKISGSLFNVAAGEDQTCGTVDKRAAFDGKIITPSASAHSLLKTPSFSVDNFQTLSHRQNTRRSGPTTTLSGRQRNFNQFRYSMNTINQEEDRPFREEDDPLIEDDIDRLSISAQVSLNAAGMLGSRTSLAGATNPFAKKFNPETEYEELTMGPTSLHHRARVFRAPEPSKGFAKDTLWTSGSFGGQLTHMSRTSSQSSGFESQTGTTRRNTPTEVDACSNGETRLDGSQHIVPTPRSEQPSPVPSSASVFEWNSMARDRSFANGTNTSQRRSLFSEQNLFNSALQQTTNPLDRKTGTVSPTFTTEGTGLFFPKLTRPSTVGGGGAGGSIATGSTLTARHIFPPQQSQTPSYHHQFSHTPGGIGTSFGSTTASFASKAPSIASLAGTSFYTSNKPTASGRRTSLLNVSKFASEQLGNGTLPTA, from the exons atgggcGCGAatttgctggtgctggtgggcACGATCATAGTGCCATTGGTTATAATATGCTTCGTTTCTGCAGTTACGTGCGTTAATCTGTACTTGAACATTCG GAGACGTTTCCCGGCGAAGGTGAACTGTTGGTTTTGTAATCATGATACAAGCGTTCCATACGATCAGTCGAATTCATTCGTCTGCCCGGCTTGTAAGCAGTACAATGGGTTTACCGCGGACGGAGACTACAATCGGGAGATACCGGAACAGTACCAGCAGCGGCTGAACAACTATTACTATCATCATCCTTCAAACGTCACGGACGACGATAAGTGGGACAGTTCCACGATTCGTTCGTCGATCGGTAATGGGCGATTCCTGAGCAACAACGGTCTGTGTTTTGGATGCAATCGCAACCAGGAGTTAAAAATACATCAGCTAGCATCGTTCGTGCCCGAAGATGAAGATAATTACGATGTGGAGGTGGACGAATACCG CAAACAACTGGAACAAGCGTACAAGCTGTGTGGAAGATGTGAACGCGTCCTTAAGCGCACACTGAACGATGTGAAACGCAACATACTTGGCTCGAAGCTGGCCCAGATTGGAAGCAAAAGTGTGGATGTTTTGGATATGCACATACGAGCTTCAGGCAAGCAACTAGCTCACCTGAAGCGGCAGCGTTGGGCAAAGGTGTGCGTATGGGCCATCACGGGGTTGCTGCTAGTGAAGCTACAGCAGAACTTTGCCGACTCCGAATGGACCGTGTCCgagctgttgttgctttgtccaCCGCCGCTGCTTTCCGGCATTACTATGGTGTTCTCATACACTCTTGCAATGCGCGAATTGTTTCTCCAACAGTTCAATAAGCTGCTGTCGGAACCGAACGTACAACAAACGACGAATCGCATTGAATCGATAGGGtacgaaatatttcaccaatATGTGCCGAATTCGGTGTTAATGACATCTGCACGCTACTACGACACCATTTCGGCCCAAGTGCCAAGCGAAAGGAGTTCTTCATTGCTGTTGAACGTAGCGATAGTAGCACTGGCGGCTTTGCTAGCTTCTCTCGGCAGTCAACGAACGATCGTGAAGCAGTTGCTTGTCGTGGCACTTTGCCTCGTGGATTGTTTGCTCAAGTACGCCCAGGTGAAGGATTCATCGATAGCAGGCTTCCTGCTTACCACCGTTGCTCTTGCGATATCGCTCAGCAGCATCGGACAACGATTAATCCGCAGTGATGTGCCGGCCAGTAATCTTAACTCAAGCTTCCACAAAATCTATTCCCAACAGTGCAAGGAAAGCGATTATTCCGATGCCGACACTGGTAACGAAGTTTCAGAGCAAAAATCAATTAGAGCAGATCATAATGCGTTTTGCAATAAAAGTCCGCCTGTGTCAGGCCGTTCCACTATGAGGCATGTGAGTGGTGATATTAGTGCGAAATCGCTCGATACAACCAAATCGGGCAGTCCTTCCgttttttcaatttctccaACGAATCCATTTCTGACGGTAGATGATTCTCCGCCGCTAGGGTTCAGCAAAATTAGTGGTTCACTATTCAATGTGGCGGCTGGTGAAGATCAAACCTGCGGAACCGTTGATAAAAGGGCTGCATTTGATGGAAAAATCATCACACCTAGCGCGTCTGCCCATTCGCTGCTGAAAACACCTTCGTTTTCGGTGGATAACTTTCAAACCCTATCCCACAGACAAAACACTCGTCGATCTGGACCTACAACGACGCTCTCCGGTCGCCAGCGGAATTTTAATCAGTTTCGCTATTCAATGAACACCATCAATCAGGAGGAAGATCGTCCATTCCGGGAGGAAGACGATCCACTAATCGAAGACGATATCGATCGGCTTTCGATCAGTGCACAAGTTTCGTTGAACGCCGCCGGAATGCTCGGTTCTCGCACATCGCTTGCAGGCGCCACAAATCCGTTTGCGAAAAAGTTCAACCCCGAAACGGAGTATGAAGAGCTTACGATGGGACCCACCTCACTACATCACCGCGCACGTGTCTTCCGAGCTCCCGAACCGTCTAAAGGCTTTGCAAAAGACACACTGTGGACGAGCGGTAGCTTTGGTGGGCAACTAACGCACATGTCGCGCACTTCATCACAAAGCTCGGGTTTTGAATCGCAAACCGGTACAACACGCCGTAACACACCAACGGAAGTGGACGCATGTTCCAACGGTGAAACACGGTTGGATGGATCGCAACACATCGTGCCAACTCCGCGGAGCGAACAACCGTCGCCAGTTCCATCGTCTGCGTCCGTGTTCGAATGGAACAGTATGGCTCGCGATAGATCGTTCGCTAATGGAACTAATACCTCACAACGGCGATCGCTGTTCAGTGAGCAAAATCTCTTTAACAGTGCCCTACAGCAAACGACTAACCCGTTAGATAGAAAAACAGGAACAGTGTCACCTACATTTACGACCGAAGGAACCGGACTCTTTTTTCCGAAACTTACCCGCCCATCTACcgtcggcggtggtggtgctggtgggtCCATTGCAACCGGGTCCACACTAACCGCGCgacacatttttccaccacagcAATCACAAACACCATCTTACCATCACCAGTTCAGCCATACACCTGGAGGGATAGGTACCTCCTTTGGGTCCACCACTGCCAGCTTTGCCAGCAAAGCACCCTCAATAGCGTCACTTGCCGGAACCAGCTTCTATACCTCAAACAAACCGACTGCCAGCGGCCGCCGTACAAGTCTGCTGAATGTTAGCAAATTCGCATCTGAGCAACTTGGCAACGGAACACTGCCTACTGCCTGA